The nucleotide window GATGCAGATCGTTTGCGCACAGCCATGATATATAAAAAATGGGTTGAGTGTCCTGAAGAAGAAGCTGATGTAATTATATTGGTTACTTGTAGTATCCGCGAAAAAGCTGAACATAAGGTGATAAGCACAATAGGGCGATATGACTTAAGGTTCAGAGCTAACGGCTCTCCTATCGTGATACTTGTGGGATGCATGGCCCAGAGGATAGGCGTTGATTTGGCAAAAAAATTTCGTTGTATAAAACTTGTCTCAGGGCCAAGGCATCTTGGACTTGTCCCTGATAAGATTGAGGATGTAATAAGAGCCGGAAAAACACGTTTTCTTATGGATAATGATCCTCGTGAGCTCATTGACCTTGAAATTGTGCCAAAAGAACGAATAAATCCTTATAAGGCATATGTAACAATTACATATGGCTGTGATAGGTTTTGCTCCTATTGTATCGTTCCATATGTAAGGGGTCGTTTACAGTCGCGTGAACATAAGAGTATTACAGAAGAAATAAGGGCCTTAATTGACATGGGAGTAACGGAGGTAACACTTTTAGGGCAAAATGTTGATGCGTATGGAAAAGACAGGGAAGGGTTATTCAGTTTCGCCTCACTATTAAAAGAGATATCTATGCTAAACGGTTTAAAACGCTTACGTTTTACTACATCACACCCCAAAGATTTTGATAAAGAGATATTGGATGTGATGCAAGACTCTTCCGTGATATGTCCTTCAATAAATCTTCCCATTCAATCTGGTAGCGATAAAA belongs to Synergistaceae bacterium and includes:
- the miaB gene encoding tRNA (N6-isopentenyl adenosine(37)-C2)-methylthiotransferase MiaB; this encodes MSRFAIRVFGCQMNDYDADRLRTAMIYKKWVECPEEEADVIILVTCSIREKAEHKVISTIGRYDLRFRANGSPIVILVGCMAQRIGVDLAKKFRCIKLVSGPRHLGLVPDKIEDVIRAGKTRFLMDNDPRELIDLEIVPKERINPYKAYVTITYGCDRFCSYCIVPYVRGRLQSREHKSITEEIRALIDMGVTEVTLLGQNVDAYGKDREGLFSFASLLKEISMLNGLKRLRFTTSHPKDFDKEILDVMQDSSVICPSINLPIQSGSDKILKMMHRGYTVEQYLTLVKKIRESLAEVSLTTDLIVGFPGETEDDFNESYNILKEVRYDVVHTAAYSPREGTLAANMSNHVEKEVKIRRLNEINNAQTVISRELNEEYVGGEYEILLDGIAPRGEGYLQGRTMTDKVVIIKAPEDEIGQFIRAKITKANNWSLEGERI